TCTAACTTAACACAAATTTGAGGTGAAAATAAATAGGTTGACACAGCATGACATGTTAAATAAGATGGATGGATTATGGTCAAGTTCTCTCAATAAATTTAATATTTGTAACTCAACAGGACATGTTTGTCAGGTTTATAAAATGGGTGTCTTTGAATGATTTTCACAAGATGTTTGCATAAAATTGGGCttgaaaattttcacaaatttaaTATTTCATCTTTTCCCTCAAATATGTAGTTGACTGCTGCGGGTCTCTAAAAGCATAACCTTGCTAAAAGGAAGCAAATTAGTTTAGCTATCAAAATAGAGCCGTGTAATGTATCCCTTGATCTCTCTCTTTGTCTCTCTCAATCTTGATCCAAATTTATCTTCAACGAACTGTGCCCTTAATCTTCATTTACTCCCATTCCCCTTCGGAAGGAGAATGGAGTGGAGataatatgcataattaactAGACCAAAGACCAAAGTGAAAGGACAAATTTGCAGTAAAATAACGCTTAATATGCCAAATTAGCTAGCTTGAGATTTAcaaaagccaaaaaaaaaaatgacaacCAATGGTAACAGCAAATCAATAAGAGTTTGCAACCAAATATAAAAGAGCATCAAAATACAACTAAATTGAAGTTTCGAAATCAGTACCATTGTAAATAAATTTACGCATTACACTCACATATGTGTGTATGGACAAGGAGGACGCGGAACAGCAGCCTAGCAGGTACTGCAGTTGCATTTTATTTTAATAGTGATTTTTAGTCATTGACTCACTCACAGTGAGTGTGGACACCCTCCCCTCACACCCTAAGGACACAGATAAAAGATTGTAACACATACAAGAGGGGCTTATGAAGGAGACTGGAAATCAATAAACACAACATAGCGCATTACAGTTCATCATTGATAACAAAGATGAAAGATCTTGTGAGAAACAAGTAAAGTATATACCACTATCCACATTAACCTTCAAAACCAATATAGCCACCCCACTCCACCCAACTTGTAACATTAACATACACACTAACCTGCAAATCATCATCATAGTTGACTCGGCCGCCTCTTCCCTGCATCTGTCCTCATTCTCTTAACAGGGTTTGCCCAACCAACATTAGCTTGTTGACCAACcagttgttgactttgacctaccCCTCTACTTTGACCCTGACCTTGAACCGGGCTCCTAATCCCCCGAGCAATCGGCGAAACAGGACCACCCAACCCCCCACCATTCCCAGGTCTCACCACCCCAGACTTCTCTCTGTCCTTTCTCTTCTTTTTACATATAACAAGCTCACCTGGATGGGTCAACACTCTAGGACCAGGTTCTTCCAGACCATGGGCCGGGGCTGGGGCTGGGGCTGGGGCTGCACCCCTACCGAACCGTGTCTCTCTACTCGGGATGGAGTTGGACCCACGTGGAACCGGCCTTGGGGGTAGACTCGGTTCGGGCTCGACTTCCATCATTGGTTTTGGTCGCTTGGGTGGCAGCAACCCTCTTGGAGATGAGGAAGAAGCCATGGACCCAGAGAAACTCAGTGCACTCCTGGCTTCTCGGAAATCCGTATCTGGAAATGCAATCTTCATTATATCGAAAAACAAATCATGCACTTTCCTTGCTTCGGACCTCACCTGTTTATCAGAATTAATACAATCAGACAAGTCagtcaaaattggtcaaaccAGTTAAGGCTTCATACCTCATGGGAAAATCCAAAATACTGCATTCCGCCTTTTAACATAAGCTGTACATCAGCTATCAAATCCATAACTCCATTGTAGTCCAATCGGTCAACACGAATCTCAATCTTCCGTAAATCAAGAAGATTGTTCCCGACACTGCCCCCAGGACTTCCGGTTCTCTTCCACAAATCAGTAAGCAACGGGATAATTTGCTGCCCTTCCTTGTCAATTCTCCTCTGGATCTTTGTGATCACATTTTTACACTGCAAAGCAAGATAGTCAGTCAGTCTCAGTCATCAGTCAACATAACATATTTGACCAAGATCATTGTTATTGTTAAATGTTAATGTAATACTAATACATACCCTTCTCTGGATAGCCTCAGTCATGATGGGTCCACTTCCATTCTTTACTTTCACTTCCGAGTGCGAGTGCGAGTGCGAGTGCTCAGCATCTGAAGGTGTAGATATGGGATTAGGTCTGGTTGGTTTCCCAGGAACATGAAGATTGGCCTTGTTTGGGATTTTCCGGTTAGCCGGAGGAGTTCGTTTGGCCTTCAACGAGGTCGAAGAGTTGCTAAGATGATGATCATTCTTGTAAGTGTTTTTCTCTTGAACCATTTTTTGTTCAGGCTGAGTATTATGCATCTGAGTCTTCCCAATGCCATGTAGTCTACGGTCAGCTTGAAAGGAGTCAACACGAAGGAGTGAATCAACAGCAAGCCTCGGTCGAACTCGAATACTACGTTTCCGTTTTATTTTTGGTTGTAACACCTGTTCATCTTCATTTTCTTCACGATCATGGTTCAAACTACCAGATCGTTGAAGTTCCATATGCGATTCTCCAGACATGGCAATCTCCCCTTCTTCAAGATCATCATGCTAGTTGTTGCAATTTTTGCatatacaaaaaacaaaaaagttaGACACTACTATGCAAGTAACAtgattttctttctttttaagtTTTTGATAAAAGAGGCATACCAATCTTTTGGAACGAGGACCTGGCCGGGATTCTAATGCAGAAAGTGAACCGAATTTCTGGGAAGAAATAGAAGGCACTGGTACTGGGATTACTCGTCTGCTACCTGAAGATGATCCAGAAGAACCAGATCCTTGTAACCTATGATTGTGTCTAGTACTAGGATGATACTCGTCATCTTGTGTGGTGGGTACCTCATTAATGACAGGTGTTTCATCGTCCTCTTCAGAATCACCCCCGTTGACGATCTCTTCAGATGTAGCTTCAGAGAACTCCTCTATGTCATCATCTAGTTCAGCATAATTCTTCTTCCCTTTATATCTTCCCCTTCTTTTTTCATTAACATCAGACGCCATATCACTTGGTTCCACACCAATATTATCCGTGTACAAAATGTTTTTAGGTGGTTTTTTAGACATACGCGCAACTGTAGCATTCACTTCCCGTGTACCGGCACGGAGCCATTTAGGTACTTGATCGTATCGGGTCATCTCTTCAGCCCAATCGAATTCCTCATCCATTTGATCAAAAAGCTCAACTTCCTCTTCGCTTCTCGCAATCATTCGGTTGACTTCTTGTAAAGAGGGGACATCATGTACAGTTTCTTGATACCTCTCTTCATCTTTCAACAGTGACTCCAAAGTTGACCGTCTTTCTTCGTGTGTTGTTCTCTGGTCAAACCTTCCCGCATTGATGACTTCATCAGCCATATCGATTTTGTATTGttggatgttgtttcttatgagaCTCTCGATTGATCCTATGTATCGGTCTTTACCCGCCAGGTCATCGTCCGAGTCGACACTGCCTCCGTTTCTGAAGTTATCTTCCTTTTGATGACTCGAGACTTTATCAACCACAGCTTCCATGTAGATGACTTTGACTTCCCGTGTTTGACCAATACGGTGGGCCCTAGCAACCGCTTGTTCTTCGTTTTTAGGGTTTGGGTCAGGGTCGTATATGATCACGGTGTCGGCTGTTTGAAGATTTAGACCACGTCCAGCTGCACGAATGCTCAGCAGAAAAATGAAACAATCCGTGTCAGGGCTATTAAAGTCAACAATTGCTGACTCACGGTCTTCCAAGCTTGTTGTACCATCGATTCTTCTGTAGACAAGTCTACGCCACTGTAAATATTCCTCCAAAATGTCTAGAAGCTTTGTCATTGTGCTGAAAAGAAGTACTCGGTGCCCTGTTCTTTGAAGCTTTATCAGGATTCTATCAAGCACCCATAATTTCCCACATGATCTCACAAGAAAGTCCTTGGAGAAATCGTTGAAATACGGGTAGTTAAGTAGAGGATGGTTGCAGGTTTTTCTGAGCTCCATGCATCTGTTGTTCAATGGCTTGAATGTTTTAGCTTGGTACATTGAACTCTTTTGAACCTTTCGTTTCTCGTCTTCCGGGTCGACCCGGATAGTACCCGTGGCCTTTATCCAATCGTATACCGCACCTTGGATAGCCGACATTTTACATCGTAACTTGATTGAGATCTGTGatgaattattatttttatattatgcCAAACAGCAAAGAGAAAATTTGGTGGTGTTTTTATGAGAATGAATGAAAGATTTACCTTTGGAGGAAGTGAGCCTTCTACATCTTCTACACGGCGCCTGAGCATGAAAGGCTCCAAGATTTGATGAAGCCGATGGATAATGATGACTTTTTTCTCGGTTTCCAACCAATCATCTTCATTGTGGGCAACTTCTTTTTGAAAGGGCTGTGAGAACCAATCATGAAAAGCTTTCTTATTGTCAAATACTTCAGGGAGTAATAGATTCAGTAATGACCACAGCTCTTTCAGATCATTCTGCAAGAGAGGAAAAAATACAGTGCTTATTAAACTATATCATACTATGGTCAACATTCATAGTTTGACCAGACAGAGACTTAACATTAACAGACCTGTAAGGGGGTGCCTGTGAGGAGAAGGCGCCTCTGGCAGCGGTATTTGTCAAGGTCACGAGCTAAAACAGATTCTCTATCTTTCATTCTTTGAGCTTCATCGATGATTATGTACTTCCAGTCAACTCTTGCAAGTTTTGCACGGTCAAACATGATGAATTCATAGGTTGTCACAAGGACATTGAATTTCATAGCACAAACCTCCTGAAAGCAAAAGAATATGTAAGTAAAGAATTTGAAATGGGAAAAAGAAGAGAAGCTATGAAGAAATCTTACTTGAGAGAATAATTTTGATCGTTGATCTTTGTTACCAACATAGTAAATGCAGGACACATTTGGCAACCAAGTATGTAACTCACTCTGTACAGAAAAATCAAGGTTATACAAGAACAAAAGAAAAAACTTATTAACAGGAAATTAATCAAGGTTAAGTCAAGTGAGTGAAGCAACCTTCCAGTTAACAAGAACTGCATTTGGAACAATTATAAGATGTGGGCCATAATTGCTTTTGAACTCCATCAGATAAGCAATCAAAGCCATAACTTGTACAGTTTTCCCAAGACCCATTTCATCTGCTAATATGCCATTCAACTTATTGTTATACAATGAAAGCATCCACTGCAGTCCAACCTGGAAGGAAATCAATTATAGTTTTAGATAAAAGGAGAGCATAAATCTATCTAATGAAAAATAAAAGGGACATACAAGTTGATAGTCACGTAAAGTTCCTTTCCGCAGCATTGAGGGTTGCCGTATGACCCTTTCACTCACAGCATGTGCAAGAGTATAATATCTGTTGATAACAACAACATGAAGCAAAAGATTTACAAAAACCATCTTATTAAGTTCTAATTAATCATCTAGCAATAATCAAAAGGAGCTTACTTGCTGACAGAAGAACTATCCTGAGGTGCATTCATTTCAGAGAAACGATTTCTTATTAAAACTTCTTCCCTCGCACATGATGCTGCAGCTCTCACTTCTTCTTCAGATAAACCCTTTGTTTTTTCAATAAATTCACAATCATAAGTTACATATGAGATGAAAAATCGTAAACACAAAAGTAGAAAATACCTGAGCTCTTGCTGCTACAGATGCAGCATTTGCAGCCTCATCTACTTCTTGTTGATTCTTGGCAGCTGTAATTTTGCCTCcaagtttatttaaataatcttCTGTCTGAGACAAAAACGAGGAAAGAACCTCATATCTCTCAGCAGCTTCACCCGGAACACTAGTTTGTTGTTCCATAAGAATCTCTCTATACCTCTCCACATCGTTATTTTTCAAAGCCTCCATTCTTTTACTTCTATCGTCATCTCTATTCTTTGAGAACTCCCTCAACATCTTCTCATGGTACTTAGCAACACCCCTGTTTCTAGAAGTCCGTGCATCACGGATGGCCCAGTGAGATTCTAGAAGCTTCTTACGCCATTGGAAGATTGATTTCAATTGTTTTTCCCTAATCGCCCTCTGAGCAGCTTGCACTTGTCTGTTGAGCTCCATACGTTGTCGCTCACATAGTCTAACAAATTTCCTATATGGTCTATCTGGCATAGCCATTATTTCTTGTTGCTGTTGATCAACTTCATCTCTTACACGTGCTTGTACGTCTTGTAGTCTGAGTTTCTTTTCCTCAATTTGTAACCTCAAAACAAGATCTGGCCTTATCCTTTTTCTCTCTAGATTCAAATCCAGCAAACCGTTAATCTTCTTTAAATTCTCATCTCTCCTTTTGTTAACCACTTCAGTACCTTCCTCAAGAAAAAGATCTTTCACATCATATGCTAGAGATAGATTGTTATTGTTGTTGAGCATCATACTTGATCCGAAAGAATCGTGTTTCCGAGTGAAGAAAGGAAAGTCAAACAGTGGACCATGGTACTTTCTAGAAGGGCCAGGATCTTTTGTTTGAGGTGAGTTCCCTGGTTGTGAAGTCAATCTAGATTGGACAGTTTCAGGGACAACATCAGGTCCTGAAGCAACTGCCTTACCCTTGTCTGTTACACCCTCATTTGCCTCATGTTCCTGTTTAGGAGGAAATGCAGTAATTCTCTGTTCTTCTTTTGCAGGGGGAGGAGCCGATGGAGTTTCCTTTATTATAGGTGTGGCTTGTGCATTAACTGTTGCTTTATCCTCATACGCTTCTCTTTTCAAGGTGTTCATTCCAGCAGACAGAGTCACAGCTTGAAGATCCTTGTTATTGGACTCCACAGGGCTTCTAACTGAAGCTCTATCATGGTTAGCTACTACAGCAGGGGAAGCCACCTGTTGCAACTGTACTTCAAGGGGAGGTGGGGCAATAGCTTGTACTAGTTCACGAGGCAGAGTTCTATCTCCTTTCTGCCATCAAGTCAAATCCATAAgtccaccaaaaaaaaaaaaaaaaagagaattgtaCCCAAAAAAAGTAGCCTGAGGggttatttcttttcttttttttatcaTTAAGCCCATACGGATAAAGTGGTTGAATGGGTAATGATGTATATCTGAATAAAGTGTTGTACTGAATGAACCGTCGGAAAATGAGTAAATgaacattttacccttctgtataGAAAGGAGGGTAAATAACAGATGATTTTATTTAAGAACAGTTCTAAATTAGAGTTTACTTTCTATAAATAACAATACAGATGataatatatttaattacaatAAGATTAGCAACTTAGATTGATCATGAAATTTAATCATAAATACTATTAATAGTAGTTTTAACCGGACATAGTAGTTAAGAATTGTTTTGATTGTGAATAAACTTCAACTCGAACAAATATGTTGACCTAAGAAGGTTTTACACTAGTTTTGATCTTAAGAAGCTATTAGACTTCAGTTTTCAAAGATGATTATAAGAAAAATAtcgttaaaataatattttaatacaaAGTAAAATGATTTTGGAGGttgtaagtgtttgaaatgtTCGAATACGTAAATGAAAATGGTCTGAAAATTCAAATTCAAAAAACCATTAAGCAAAGCTTTTTCAGATCAAAACTAATGTAAAACCTTGTTAGGTCATCATGAAGGGAAACATGAGAAGAGTTGTCTGGAGggaaaaaaaaaaaggggggggggggtggtaaATAGGTAAACAAGTAGTGTCCAAATACATTAAGCCAAGTTTTTTGCTTAAACCAGTAAGCTATTCTGTCCGAATTAAGTCAAAAAACAACAGTGATATAAATAGTTGTCCATATTACGTGCTTAGCCCATTAAGCTCATTAAGTCGGAAAGAAATAACCCCTGAGATgataaatgaaaaatatattttaaaaaaaaacaagttttgcAAACCTTTATACGCCTGAAAGCCAGAATCTGGGCTTTGAGAACATGTAGTTGCTGCTTTGTAAAGCCTGGGTGTGGTTGGCCTTGTGGTGTTTGTTGTTTCTGAGATGTTAAAGGGTTTTCCAATCCAACACCATTAGCTGAAGCTGCAGGAGGCTGTGGAGAAGACCTATTCATCTGCTGCCTAGCATGCTGTAACTGCAACAGATGATCTGGACCCAGGCTCATGTTAGCAGGTGACTGTGGGGGAGGCATAGAAGACACTCCACTGCCAATACCATTATTGGTGGGTTGCCTAGGTGGCAACTGGTTCATGTTCTCCCTCCCATGAATGGGGAATTGCTGACCTTGACCTTGACTTGCATTTGAGGTTGAACCCAGATGACCAGGTGACATTGTCTGCCTTGCTTTTGTAGACCCTGAATGCCCAGACACATCACTACGGGGAGAATTTTCGTTTGTGAGTTGTGGAGAGGTGACCTGTTGTTTTGACATGGAGACCTGTGGGCTCATGTTGCTTTCGTTGACTTTTTGTTGACCAAGCATCTTAGACTGCATGAGTGGCATTAGTTGCGCCATCAGATTAGCATTTTGAGGAAGTGAAAGATCAATGTTACGTTCAAGAGCCATAGCTTGCATTGCCTGCAGTTGAGCAGCCATTGACATCTGGCTGTTTCCCATATTATGGACACCCTGTTGAGCTTGTGGGGTTTGCATAGGTCTTATATTATTCCCTAGGGATGTGGGAATTGCAAAATGTTTCTGAttctgattttgactttgactttggtcAGAAACTGTCTGGTGGCCTTCCTCCATTGGCTGCTTCCCTCCAAGGCCAAAATGGTCAGGTGGTTTCCCCATCATTCCCATTTTCATTTGCTGCTGGGCTTGCATGACAGGAGATGACTTCTGTTGGGCTTGTTGGGCCTGTTGGGCCTGTTGGGCATGGAGGGCATATTGCATGTAAGCCTGCTGCATTGGATTCATCATGTGTTGATCAAAACCCTGTCTCATATTCTGTCCTTCCTCTTGCCCATGCTGCTGAGCTACACGTTGCATTTGCATAGAGCCAGAACCCGAGGCAGCACCACCTCCTAATACTCCTCCTTGCCGAATTCCAGATTGATAGGCTAATAAAGCTTCTCTCCCATCAGGGTTTCGAAGTAACTGTTGTTGCAAAGACTGCATAAACAACGTACACACACATCAAAACCATCTGGATTAAATCTTCGCAGAGCAGTAACATAAAAGTACTCAAAAAAGGTTAAAAAGTTAGTGGCGAAGTCAGATTAATAGGACACATTTGTCCACGGGTGCATTTCAAAATCTTTTTCTTGGGAGTAGAAAGAAATTGCAGATTGTTTACAGACCTAACTCTAGCTCATTTAACTTAAGAAATCAAGCTGACAAGACACTTTAAGTGAGTACAGTAAGATACCACACCAACTTTTAACATAGTTAAATATTATCCTTCCAAGACTGATTACCTCGTTCCAGCTTTAAACAGAGAAGCAGAGTTAAAATGGTTGAAACACAGACTATAGGTTTGTTCAAATATAGTATCACAGCCGAACAAAGTTAGTATCTTCTGTGGCTAATTTGGTAGAATATGATGACTAGATCAGTTCTATTAACAATTTGAACAGAGAATGATGACTGTGTGCCAAAATTTAACTTGAGCTAATCTAAAGAATCTTCCAACTGAGTGTGCATTCAGTAGCTAATATCAGTGATCAAATCACCAcagcaagaaaaaaaaaaaccctaacctGTCTTTGCTGTTGATGCTGCTGCTTCATCGGATCAAACCCCAAATGGGGCGCGGACACTGCTGAAGATGAAGAAGACGGCGATGCAGATGAGGACGGTGGTCCGGGCACCATGTTTCGCCCATGGCCACCCCCTCCCTGCTGAGCCCCACCACCAGATTGCATGCAAAAATTGTACGATATCTTCTATGAGtaaaaaggaaaaaataaatTGCAAAACATAAAAATCGAACACCGTAATTAATCCAAATCCTTCCAAATTAACGCTGTCGTTTAACCCTTAACGATCACTCAAGTCTCAACGCCACTTTCCCTCTCTAAAATACTAAAATTTTCCTTTCCCGAAAAAGAGAGAAAA
The genomic region above belongs to Lactuca sativa cultivar Salinas chromosome 4, Lsat_Salinas_v11, whole genome shotgun sequence and contains:
- the LOC111878467 gene encoding ATP-dependent helicase BRM, giving the protein MQSGGGAQQGGGGHGRNMVPGPPSSSASPSSSSSAVSAPHLGFDPMKQQHQQQRQSLQQQLLRNPDGREALLAYQSGIRQGGVLGGGAASGSGSMQMQRVAQQHGQEEGQNMRQGFDQHMMNPMQQAYMQYALHAQQAQQAQQAQQKSSPVMQAQQQMKMGMMGKPPDHFGLGGKQPMEEGHQTVSDQSQSQNQNQKHFAIPTSLGNNIRPMQTPQAQQGVHNMGNSQMSMAAQLQAMQAMALERNIDLSLPQNANLMAQLMPLMQSKMLGQQKVNESNMSPQVSMSKQQVTSPQLTNENSPRSDVSGHSGSTKARQTMSPGHLGSTSNASQGQGQQFPIHGRENMNQLPPRQPTNNGIGSGVSSMPPPQSPANMSLGPDHLLQLQHARQQMNRSSPQPPAASANGVGLENPLTSQKQQTPQGQPHPGFTKQQLHVLKAQILAFRRIKKGDRTLPRELVQAIAPPPLEVQLQQVASPAVVANHDRASVRSPVESNNKDLQAVTLSAGMNTLKREAYEDKATVNAQATPIIKETPSAPPPAKEEQRITAFPPKQEHEANEGVTDKGKAVASGPDVVPETVQSRLTSQPGNSPQTKDPGPSRKYHGPLFDFPFFTRKHDSFGSSMMLNNNNNLSLAYDVKDLFLEEGTEVVNKRRDENLKKINGLLDLNLERKRIRPDLVLRLQIEEKKLRLQDVQARVRDEVDQQQQEIMAMPDRPYRKFVRLCERQRMELNRQVQAAQRAIREKQLKSIFQWRKKLLESHWAIRDARTSRNRGVAKYHEKMLREFSKNRDDDRSKRMEALKNNDVERYREILMEQQTSVPGEAAERYEVLSSFLSQTEDYLNKLGGKITAAKNQQEVDEAANAASVAARAQGLSEEEVRAAASCAREEVLIRNRFSEMNAPQDSSSVSKYYTLAHAVSERVIRQPSMLRKGTLRDYQLVGLQWMLSLYNNKLNGILADEMGLGKTVQVMALIAYLMEFKSNYGPHLIIVPNAVLVNWKSELHTWLPNVSCIYYVGNKDQRSKLFSQEVCAMKFNVLVTTYEFIMFDRAKLARVDWKYIIIDEAQRMKDRESVLARDLDKYRCQRRLLLTGTPLQNDLKELWSLLNLLLPEVFDNKKAFHDWFSQPFQKEVAHNEDDWLETEKKVIIIHRLHQILEPFMLRRRVEDVEGSLPPKISIKLRCKMSAIQGAVYDWIKATGTIRVDPEDEKRKVQKSSMYQAKTFKPLNNRCMELRKTCNHPLLNYPYFNDFSKDFLVRSCGKLWVLDRILIKLQRTGHRVLLFSTMTKLLDILEEYLQWRRLVYRRIDGTTSLEDRESAIVDFNSPDTDCFIFLLSIRAAGRGLNLQTADTVIIYDPDPNPKNEEQAVARAHRIGQTREVKVIYMEAVVDKVSSHQKEDNFRNGGSVDSDDDLAGKDRYIGSIESLIRNNIQQYKIDMADEVINAGRFDQRTTHEERRSTLESLLKDEERYQETVHDVPSLQEVNRMIARSEEEVELFDQMDEEFDWAEEMTRYDQVPKWLRAGTREVNATVARMSKKPPKNILYTDNIGVEPSDMASDVNEKRRGRYKGKKNYAELDDDIEEFSEATSEEIVNGGDSEEDDETPVINEVPTTQDDEYHPSTRHNHRLQGSGSSGSSSGSRRVIPVPVPSISSQKFGSLSALESRPGPRSKRLHDDLEEGEIAMSGESHMELQRSGSLNHDREENEDEQVLQPKIKRKRSIRVRPRLAVDSLLRVDSFQADRRLHGIGKTQMHNTQPEQKMVQEKNTYKNDHHLSNSSTSLKAKRTPPANRKIPNKANLHVPGKPTRPNPISTPSDAEHSHSHSHSEVKVKNGSGPIMTEAIQRRCKNVITKIQRRIDKEGQQIIPLLTDLWKRTGSPGGSVGNNLLDLRKIEIRVDRLDYNGVMDLIADVQLMLKGGMQYFGFSHEVRSEARKVHDLFFDIMKIAFPDTDFREARSALSFSGSMASSSSPRGLLPPKRPKPMMEVEPEPSLPPRPVPRGSNSIPSRETRFGRGAAPAPAPAPAHGLEEPGPRVLTHPGELVICKKKRKDREKSGVVRPGNGGGLGGPVSPIARGIRSPVQGQGQSRGVGQSQQLVGQQANVGWANPVKRMRTDAGKRRPSQL